From one Malus sylvestris chromosome 1, drMalSylv7.2, whole genome shotgun sequence genomic stretch:
- the LOC126631176 gene encoding pentatricopeptide repeat-containing protein At4g39530 has product MRNFALHHYLSRRRNSHKTLNASTLAALPVPPPPPPPPPPPPPTFPIRTKRRALLDLLQPRDHSDKPIFYYNAIHAQILLSGFRDDVFLANLLLHSYAKSGSVIYARKLFDKMPERNSVTWSSMVSMYTKHGNYEQALLMFSDFCRNSDGHPNEYTLASVIRACTQLGGIDQGAQVHGFVVKTGFYQDVYVATSLVDFYVKNGHIDEADLIFEGLNVKSAVTWTIMIAGYAKCGESEVSLKLFYQMRDTDVLPDKYVLSSVLTACSALKFIGGGKQIHAYVLRRGTVMDVSVVNVLVDFYTKCGEVEAAKKLFDMIVVKDLISWTTMIAGYMQNSFEREAVKLFSEMAGLGWKPDGFACSSILTSCGSLDALNQGREVHAYAIRVHLVYEAYVKNSLIDMYAKCDSLTDARRVFDSMTDHNVVSYNTMIEGYSRQDKLSEALHLFNELRLRSFQPSLLTFVSLLGISAALFTLQLSKQIHGLITKYGYCLDVFSGSGLIDVYSKCSGIRDARLVFDEMYEKDIVVWNAMFCGYTQQMESEEALRLYTELQLSRQNPNEFTFAALISAASNLASMQHGQQFHNQLIKMGLDSDLFVTNALVDMYSKCGSIEEACKIFNSKVWSDVACWNSIISTYAQHGEAEEALLMFARMMKEGIKPNYITFVGVLSACSHAGLVEDGLRHFESMPQFGIDPGTEHYACIVTLLGRAGKLFEAKEFIEKMPVKPAAIVWRSLLSACTAAGNVELGTYAAEMAIWNDPVDSGSYILLSNIYASRGMWADVKAVREKMDNDGVVKETGCSWVEVNNEVHTFAARDRTHREADLIFSILDNLILQIKGVGYVPDITTLVMND; this is encoded by the coding sequence ATGAGAAACTTTGCACTTCACCACTACCTAAGTAGGCGacgaaattctcacaaaaccCTCAACGCATCCACTTTAGCAGCATTACCAgtacctcctcctcctcctcctcctcctcctcctcctcctcctaccTTTCCAATTCGAACCAAAAGGCGCGCTTTACTCGACCTCTTACAACCACGCGACCACTCCGACAAACCCATTTTCTACTACAACGCAATTCATGCCCAGATTCTCCTCTCCGGCTTTCGAGACGATGTTTTTCTTGCTAATCTTCTCTTGCACTCCTATGCCAAATCTGGCTCTGTTATTTACGCGCGGAAACTGTTTGATAAAATGCCTGAAAGGAACTCGGTTACTTGGTCTTCCATGGTTTCTATGTATACCAAGCATGGTAATTATGAACAAGCATTGCTTATGTTTTCGGACTTCTGCAGGAATTCCGATGGGCACCCGAATGAGTATACGTTGGCCAGTGTTATCCGCGCTTGTACGCAGTTGGGAGGGATTGATCAAGGTGCCCAAGTGCATGGTTTTGTTGTCAAGACTGGTTTTTATCAGGATGTTTATGTGGCTACTTCTTTAGTCGATTTTTACGTCAAAAATGGCCATATAGATGAAGCTGACCTGATTTTTGAGGGTTTGAACGTGAAAAGTGCAGTTACTTGGACCATAATGATAGCAGGGTATGCAAAATGTGGAGAAAGTGAAGTGTCCTTGAAATTGTTTTACCAAATGAGAGACACCGATGTTCTTCCTGACAAATATGTTCTGTCTAGTGTCCTGACTGCATGTTCTGCGCTCAAATTCATTGGAGGCGGCAAGCAAATCCATGCTTATGTGCTTAGAAGGGGAACCGTAATGGACGTTTCAGTGGTTAATGTGCTTGTAGATTTTTATACCAAGTGCGGTGAAGTGGAGGCAGCAAAGAAGTTATTCGATATGATTGTAGTCAAGGACCTCATTTCGTGGACCACGATGATAGCCGGGTACATGCAGAATTCATTTGAGCGGGAGGCTGTTAAGTTATTTTCTGAAATGGCCGGATTGGGTTGGAAGCCGGATGGATTTGCATGCAGTAGCATTCTTACTTCGTGTGGTTCACTTGACGCTCTTAATCAGGGGAGAGAAGTCCATGCGTATGCTATTAGAGTCCATCTTGTTTATGAAGCTTATGTGAAGAATAGTTTGattgatatgtatgcaaaatgtgATTCCCTTACTGATGCAAGAAGAGTATTTGATTCAATGACTGATCATAATGTTGTGTCTTACAATACGATGATCGAAGGATACTCAAGACAGGATAAGCTGTCTGAAGCGCTGCATCTTTTCAATGAGCTTAGACTTAGATCGTTCCAGCCGAGTCTCTTGACGTTCGTCAGCCTTCTTGGTATCTCAGCTGCTTTATTCACGTTGCAGTTGAGCAAGCAAATCCATGGTTTGATCACCAAATATGGGTACTGTTTGGATGTATTTTCTGGCAGTGGTCTGATAGATGTTTATTCAAAGTGCTCAGGTATTAGAGATGCTAGACTTGTATTCGATGAGATGTATGAGAAAGACATTGTAGTGTGGAATGCGATGTTTTGCGGATACACGCAACAGATGGAAAGTGAAGAGGCTCTTAGACTGTACACAGAATTACAATTATCGAGACAAAATCCTAATGAATTTACTTTTGCAGCCCTAATCTCAGCAGCCAGTAACCTGGCAAGTATGCAGCATGGCCAACAGTTCCATAACCAGCTCATTAAGATGGGTCTTGACAGTGATCTGTTCGTCACAAATGCCCTTGTGGATATGTATTCCAAGTGTGGAAGCATTGAAGAGGCTTGCAAAATATTTAATTCAAAAGTTTGGAGTGACGTTGCCTGTTGGAATTCCATAATATCAACATATGCTCAACATGGAGAAGCAGAAGAAGCCCTTCTGATGTTTGCAAGAATGATGAAGGAGGGAATAAAACCCAACTATATCACATTTGTGGGTGTGTTATCAGCTTGTAGCCATGCTGGCCTTGTGGAAGATGGACTTCGCCACTTTGAATCAATGCCTCAGTTTGGGATTGATCCAGGAACTGAACATTATGCTTGCATAGTGACTCTCCTCGGTCGTGCTGGCAAATTATTTGAAGCTAAGGAATTCATTGAGAAAATGCCGGTAAAACCAGCAGCAATTGTATGGAGGAGCTTGCTCAGCGCGTGCACTGCTGCCGGTAATGTTGAATTGGGAACATATGCAGCAGAGATGGCAATTTGGAATGATCCAGTGGATAGTGGATCATATATCTTACTTTCAAATATTTATGCATCCAGAGGTATGTGGGCTGATGTCAAGGCGGTGAGGGAAAAAATGGACAATGATGGGGTGGTGAAAGAAACCGGCTGTAGTTGGGTTGAAGTGAATAATGAAGTTCATACATTTGCTGCAAGAGATAGAACACATCGTGAGGCAGATCTAATTTTTTCAATTCTAGACAATTTGATTCTGCAGATTAAGGGTGTTGGTTATGTGCCTGATATTACGACACTTGTGATGAATGACTGA
- the LOC126631364 gene encoding 2-isopropylmalate synthase 1, chloroplastic-like isoform X1, whose product MATVCTHPKILPTPAATVSSINIPKSSQSQLLFRSHLHNPKTPNFLVSPPNLHTTSNPHHLKPHILCSQTDNPKPTRRPDYIPNRISDPNYVRIFDTTLRDGEQSPGASLTSKEKLDIARQLAKLGVDIIEAGFPASSKDDAEAVKMIAKEVGNAVDKDGYVPVICGLSRCNKNDIQTAWDAVKYAKRPRIHTFIATSPIHLEYKLRKSKEQVIEIARNMVKFARELGCDDVEFSPEDAGRSEREFLYQILGEVIKAGATTLNIPDTVGYNVPEEYSQLIADIKSNTPGIDNVIISTHCQNDLGLSTANTLAGACAGARQLEVTINGIGERAGNASLEEVVLTLNCRGEQVLGGLYTGINTKHIYVTSKMVEEYTGLHVQPHKAIVGANAFAHESGIHQDGMLKHKGTYEIISPEDIGYERSNEAGIVLGKLSGRHALRNRLAELGYELENDQLATIFERFKAVAEQKKVNLKSITDADLGALVRDEVFQPEVVWKLHDLQVTCGTLGLSTATVKLIDADGREHVACSIGTGPVDSAYKAVDLIVKEPVTLVEYSMNAVTEGIDAIATTRVVIRLENSHTVTHAQTGESVQRTFSGIGAGMDIVVSSVKAYIGALNKMIGFKERSPPKFPAERNKVSA is encoded by the exons atggcaactgtctgCACGCACCCTAAAATTTTACCAACACCGGCAGCCACCGTTTCCTCCATCAATATCCCCAAGAGCTCCCAATCCCAACTCCTCTTCCGCTCACATTTGCACAACCCCAAGACCCCCAATTTTCTAGTTTCCCCTCCCAATCTCCACACCACCTCTAACCCCCACCACCTCAAGCCCCACATTCTCTGCTCTCAAACTGACAACCCCAAACCTACTCGCCGCCCTGATTACATCCCTAACCGCATCTCCGACCCTAACTACGTCCGCATCTTCGACACCACTCTCCGCGACGGTGAGCAGTCCCCTGGTGCCTCCTTGACCTCGAAAGAGAAACTCGACATTGCTCGGCAGCTTGCAAAGCTTGGGGTTGACATAATCGAGGCGGGTTTCCCAGCCTCTTCCAAAGACGATGCCGAGGCTGTGAAGATGATTGCAAAGGAGGTTGGGAATGCAGTTGACAAGGACGGTTATGTTCCTGTCATTTGTGGATTGTCACGGTGCAATAAAAACGATATTCAGACGGCATGGGATGCTGTGAAGTACGCCAAAAGGCCAAGGATTCATACTTTTATTGCCACCAGTCCCATTCATTTGGAGTACAAACTGAGGAAGAGCAAGGAGCAGGTGATTGAAATTGCGAGGAACATGGTCAAGTTTGCCAGGGAGTTGGGATGCGATGATGTTGAGTTTAGCCCCGAAGATGCCGGGCG ATCCGAAAGGGAATTTCTATATCAGATTTTGGGTGAAGTTATAAAGGCCGGGGCAACAACTTTGAACATTCCTGACACCGTAGGTTATAATGTGCCAGAAGAATATAGTCAGTTGATTGCTGACATAAAATCTAATACCCCTGGAATTGACAACGTTATCATTTCTACTCACTGCCAAAATGATCTTGGACTTTCTACTGCCAACACTTTAGCG GGGGCATGTGCAGGTGCTCGGCAATTGGAAGTAACAATCAATGGCATTGGTGAAAGGGCTGGGAATGCTTCATTAGAGGAG GTTGTCTTGACCTTAAATTGCCGCGGGGAGCAAGTTCTTGGGGGCCTTTATACCGGAATCAATACTAAGCATATCTATGTAACAAGCAAGATG GTGGAAGAGTACACTGGGTTGCATGTGCAGCCACACAAGGCTATTGTTGGAGCTAATGCTTTTGCACATGAAAGTGGTATCCATCAG GATGGAATGCTTAAGCACAAAGGTACATACGAAATTATATCTCCTGAAGATATTGGGTATGAACGGTCCAATGAAGCTGGTATTGTTCTTGGGAAACTCAG TGGACGTCATGCTTTGAGAAACCGACTTGCAGAG CTTGGCTATGAGCTTGAGAATGATCAACTTGCTACTATATTCGAGCGTTTCAAAGCTGTAGCCGAACAGAAAAAGGTAAATTTAAAG AGTATAACTGATGCAGATCTCGGAGCATTGGTGCGAGATGAAGTTTTTCAGCCAGAAGTTGTCTGGAAGCTTCATGATCTACAG GTTACCTGTGGAACTCTTGGTCTGTCTACAGCAACTGTTAAACTAATTGATGCTGATGGGAGAGAACATGTGGCATGTTCAATTGGAACAGGTCCCGTAGATTCAGCTTACAAGGCTGTTGATCTGATTGTGAAG GAACCGGTAACGCTGGTTGAGTACTCTATGAATGCGGTAACAGAAGGAATTGATGCAATTGCCACTACTCGTGTGGTAATCCGACTGGAAAACAGTCATACGGTTACTCATGCTCAAACTGGAGAATCAGTCCAGCGGACATTCAG TGGAATTGGGGCAGGAATGGATATTGTTGTCTCTAGTGTCAAGGCCTACATCGGTGCATTGAATAAGATGATAGGTTTCAAGGAAAGGTCGCCGCCAAAGTTTCCAGCTGAACGAAACAAAGTGTCTGCATGA
- the LOC126631364 gene encoding 2-isopropylmalate synthase 1, chloroplastic-like isoform X2: protein MATVCTHPKILPTPAATVSSINIPKSSQSQLLFRSHLHNPKTPNFLVSPPNLHTTSNPHHLKPHILCSQTDNPKPTRRPDYIPNRISDPNYVRIFDTTLRDGEQSPGASLTSKEKLDIARQLAKLGVDIIEAGFPASSKDDAEAVKMIAKEVGNAVDKDGYVPVICGLSRCNKNDIQTAWDAVKYAKRPRIHTFIATSPIHLEYKLRKSKEQVIEIARNMVKFARELGCDDVEFSPEDAGRSEREFLYQILGEVIKAGATTLNIPDTVGYNVPEEYSQLIADIKSNTPGIDNVIISTHCQNDLGLSTANTLAGACAGARQLEVTINGIGERAGNASLEEVVLTLNCRGEQVLGGLYTGINTKHIYVTSKMVEEYTGLHVQPHKAIVGANAFAHESGIHQDGMLKHKGTYEIISPEDIGYERSNEAGIVLGKLSGRHALRNRLAELGYELENDQLATIFERFKAVAEQKKSITDADLGALVRDEVFQPEVVWKLHDLQVTCGTLGLSTATVKLIDADGREHVACSIGTGPVDSAYKAVDLIVKEPVTLVEYSMNAVTEGIDAIATTRVVIRLENSHTVTHAQTGESVQRTFSGIGAGMDIVVSSVKAYIGALNKMIGFKERSPPKFPAERNKVSA, encoded by the exons atggcaactgtctgCACGCACCCTAAAATTTTACCAACACCGGCAGCCACCGTTTCCTCCATCAATATCCCCAAGAGCTCCCAATCCCAACTCCTCTTCCGCTCACATTTGCACAACCCCAAGACCCCCAATTTTCTAGTTTCCCCTCCCAATCTCCACACCACCTCTAACCCCCACCACCTCAAGCCCCACATTCTCTGCTCTCAAACTGACAACCCCAAACCTACTCGCCGCCCTGATTACATCCCTAACCGCATCTCCGACCCTAACTACGTCCGCATCTTCGACACCACTCTCCGCGACGGTGAGCAGTCCCCTGGTGCCTCCTTGACCTCGAAAGAGAAACTCGACATTGCTCGGCAGCTTGCAAAGCTTGGGGTTGACATAATCGAGGCGGGTTTCCCAGCCTCTTCCAAAGACGATGCCGAGGCTGTGAAGATGATTGCAAAGGAGGTTGGGAATGCAGTTGACAAGGACGGTTATGTTCCTGTCATTTGTGGATTGTCACGGTGCAATAAAAACGATATTCAGACGGCATGGGATGCTGTGAAGTACGCCAAAAGGCCAAGGATTCATACTTTTATTGCCACCAGTCCCATTCATTTGGAGTACAAACTGAGGAAGAGCAAGGAGCAGGTGATTGAAATTGCGAGGAACATGGTCAAGTTTGCCAGGGAGTTGGGATGCGATGATGTTGAGTTTAGCCCCGAAGATGCCGGGCG ATCCGAAAGGGAATTTCTATATCAGATTTTGGGTGAAGTTATAAAGGCCGGGGCAACAACTTTGAACATTCCTGACACCGTAGGTTATAATGTGCCAGAAGAATATAGTCAGTTGATTGCTGACATAAAATCTAATACCCCTGGAATTGACAACGTTATCATTTCTACTCACTGCCAAAATGATCTTGGACTTTCTACTGCCAACACTTTAGCG GGGGCATGTGCAGGTGCTCGGCAATTGGAAGTAACAATCAATGGCATTGGTGAAAGGGCTGGGAATGCTTCATTAGAGGAG GTTGTCTTGACCTTAAATTGCCGCGGGGAGCAAGTTCTTGGGGGCCTTTATACCGGAATCAATACTAAGCATATCTATGTAACAAGCAAGATG GTGGAAGAGTACACTGGGTTGCATGTGCAGCCACACAAGGCTATTGTTGGAGCTAATGCTTTTGCACATGAAAGTGGTATCCATCAG GATGGAATGCTTAAGCACAAAGGTACATACGAAATTATATCTCCTGAAGATATTGGGTATGAACGGTCCAATGAAGCTGGTATTGTTCTTGGGAAACTCAG TGGACGTCATGCTTTGAGAAACCGACTTGCAGAG CTTGGCTATGAGCTTGAGAATGATCAACTTGCTACTATATTCGAGCGTTTCAAAGCTGTAGCCGAACAGAAAAAG AGTATAACTGATGCAGATCTCGGAGCATTGGTGCGAGATGAAGTTTTTCAGCCAGAAGTTGTCTGGAAGCTTCATGATCTACAG GTTACCTGTGGAACTCTTGGTCTGTCTACAGCAACTGTTAAACTAATTGATGCTGATGGGAGAGAACATGTGGCATGTTCAATTGGAACAGGTCCCGTAGATTCAGCTTACAAGGCTGTTGATCTGATTGTGAAG GAACCGGTAACGCTGGTTGAGTACTCTATGAATGCGGTAACAGAAGGAATTGATGCAATTGCCACTACTCGTGTGGTAATCCGACTGGAAAACAGTCATACGGTTACTCATGCTCAAACTGGAGAATCAGTCCAGCGGACATTCAG TGGAATTGGGGCAGGAATGGATATTGTTGTCTCTAGTGTCAAGGCCTACATCGGTGCATTGAATAAGATGATAGGTTTCAAGGAAAGGTCGCCGCCAAAGTTTCCAGCTGAACGAAACAAAGTGTCTGCATGA